One window from the genome of Microbulbifer sp. ALW1 encodes:
- a CDS encoding LamG domain-containing protein, whose product MHNDTAQFQLSFSTLFARPQLRKSVLRRTALLSCVFASALLVACSGGSGQATEELPNTNPDSGDTSYSGPAPESEDVQNYKRYIWDNLAAENRCGSCHIEGNQSPRFVRGDDVNLAHGEGRELVNLGSPEDSRLVTKVASGHNCWLASPDACAEIITNYIEEWASAAGSVASSITLTAPTEREVGASKSFPASSANFATTVYPLLEEYCSGCHSEDAGTAQQPYIASADVDQAYEASKARMDLDSPEKSRLVVRLGTDFHNCWSNCSENADTMAAAIKNFVDGIAVTEVDPNWVISKALYLTDGIVASGGGRIENNAIALYEFKSGSGTVAYDTSGVNPAINLNLSGDVEWLGSWGIQLNGGKAQGATATSKRLFDTLSGTGEYTIEAWVAPANVVQEGPARIVSYSGGNDIRNFTLGQAMYNYTFQNRNDASTDANGMPALITEDMAERAQATLQHVVATFDPINGRRLYVNGEFTGDADPVAPGLLSTWDDTFALVLGSEASNDFAWQGSIRLLAIHSRALNQDDILTNFEAGVGEKYMLLFKVEEQTDVPQGYVMFEVQQYDNHGYLFSEPKFITLEDGVTPDGVVIQGMRIGINGREAVVGQAWANLDTTVTATDYDPASGQKLSPLGTIITLEKGPTSDEFFLTFERLGNEEFVRIEATPAAPATPADLAPQPRIGIRRFEQIHAALSAATGISSANSAVVETWEKVKQQLPVEADVRGFLAAQQMGITQLAVKYCSTLVDDTSARASYFPGFDFSAAASSAFDTDAKRAQIIDPLLEKLLGRPIAWPAAVGGHTAQLATAPDESAVRAELDELINIMTTCSSGTACDAARTATTVKATCAAAMGSAMILIH is encoded by the coding sequence ATGCACAACGATACCGCACAATTCCAGCTCAGCTTCAGCACCCTGTTTGCGCGCCCGCAACTGCGTAAGTCCGTGCTGCGCCGCACTGCGCTACTCTCCTGCGTGTTTGCATCAGCGCTGCTGGTCGCCTGCTCCGGCGGCAGCGGCCAGGCCACGGAAGAGTTGCCCAATACCAATCCCGACAGCGGCGACACCAGCTATTCCGGCCCGGCACCGGAAAGCGAAGATGTGCAGAATTACAAACGCTATATCTGGGACAACCTGGCAGCGGAAAACCGCTGCGGCAGCTGCCATATCGAGGGTAACCAGAGCCCGCGCTTTGTACGCGGCGACGATGTCAACCTGGCCCACGGCGAAGGTCGCGAACTGGTCAACCTCGGCAGCCCGGAAGATTCCCGCCTGGTCACCAAGGTGGCCAGCGGCCACAACTGCTGGCTCGCCAGCCCCGATGCCTGTGCGGAAATCATCACCAATTACATTGAGGAGTGGGCGTCCGCTGCCGGCTCTGTGGCCAGCAGCATTACCCTGACCGCGCCGACCGAGCGCGAAGTCGGTGCGAGCAAAAGCTTCCCCGCGTCCAGTGCGAACTTTGCAACGACCGTCTACCCATTGCTGGAAGAGTACTGCTCCGGTTGTCACAGCGAGGATGCCGGTACCGCACAGCAGCCGTATATTGCCAGCGCCGACGTCGACCAGGCCTACGAGGCCTCCAAGGCGCGCATGGACCTGGACAGCCCGGAAAAATCCCGGCTCGTGGTCCGCCTCGGTACCGACTTCCACAATTGCTGGAGCAACTGCAGCGAGAACGCCGATACCATGGCCGCGGCCATCAAGAATTTCGTCGACGGTATCGCGGTCACCGAAGTGGACCCCAACTGGGTGATCAGTAAAGCGCTCTACCTCACCGATGGCATCGTCGCCAGTGGTGGCGGCCGTATCGAGAACAATGCCATCGCGCTTTACGAGTTCAAATCCGGCAGCGGCACCGTGGCTTACGACACCTCCGGGGTTAACCCGGCGATCAATCTCAATCTGTCTGGCGATGTGGAGTGGCTCGGTTCCTGGGGCATTCAGCTGAACGGCGGCAAGGCCCAGGGCGCCACCGCCACCAGCAAACGTCTGTTCGATACCCTGAGCGGCACCGGCGAATACACCATCGAGGCCTGGGTAGCCCCGGCCAATGTGGTGCAGGAAGGTCCGGCGCGGATCGTGAGCTACTCCGGTGGCAACGACATCCGCAACTTCACCCTTGGCCAGGCGATGTACAACTACACCTTCCAGAACCGCAACGATGCCAGTACCGACGCCAATGGTATGCCCGCGCTAATCACCGAGGACATGGCCGAGCGGGCCCAGGCCACCCTGCAGCATGTGGTCGCCACCTTCGATCCGATCAACGGCCGCCGCCTCTACGTCAACGGCGAATTCACCGGCGACGCGGATCCGGTTGCCCCAGGCCTGCTCTCCACCTGGGACGATACCTTTGCGCTGGTGCTGGGCTCCGAGGCCTCCAACGATTTTGCCTGGCAGGGCTCTATCCGCCTGCTGGCGATCCACTCCCGCGCCCTGAACCAGGACGATATCCTCACCAACTTTGAAGCCGGCGTCGGCGAGAAATACATGCTGCTGTTCAAGGTGGAAGAGCAGACCGACGTACCCCAGGGTTACGTCATGTTCGAAGTGCAGCAGTACGACAACCACGGTTACCTGTTCAGCGAACCCAAGTTCATCACCCTGGAAGACGGCGTAACTCCCGACGGTGTAGTGATCCAGGGCATGCGTATCGGCATTAACGGCCGCGAGGCCGTGGTCGGCCAGGCTTGGGCAAATCTCGATACCACCGTGACGGCCACCGATTACGACCCGGCCAGCGGCCAGAAACTTTCCCCACTCGGCACCATCATCACGCTGGAAAAAGGTCCCACTTCCGACGAGTTCTTCCTGACCTTTGAACGCCTGGGTAACGAGGAATTTGTGCGCATCGAAGCCACCCCCGCGGCACCGGCTACGCCGGCAGACCTCGCCCCGCAACCGCGCATCGGCATCCGCCGTTTTGAACAGATTCACGCAGCGCTGTCTGCGGCCACCGGCATCTCCAGTGCCAATAGCGCCGTTGTCGAGACCTGGGAAAAGGTGAAACAGCAACTGCCTGTCGAAGCGGACGTGCGCGGCTTCCTCGCCGCACAGCAGATGGGTATTACCCAGCTGGCGGTGAAGTACTGCAGCACCCTGGTGGACGACACCAGCGCCCGTGCCAGCTACTTCCCCGGCTTTGATTTCTCCGCCGCAGCCAGCAGTGCGTTTGACACTGACGCCAAACGCGCGCAGATCATCGATCCGCTGCTGGAAAAACTGCTCGGGCGTCCGATTGCCTGGCCTGCGGCAGTTGGCGGCCACACCGCACAACTGGCCACGGCGCCGGATGAGAGCGCGGTGCGTGCGGAACTGGATGAATTGATCAACATCATGACGACCTGCAGTAGCGGCACTGCTTGCGACGCCGCCCGCACCGCGACCACCGTGAAAGCCACCTGTGCGGCTGCCATGGGCAGCGCGATGATTCTGATTCACTGA
- a CDS encoding general secretion pathway protein GspF, with protein sequence MSKKKHFELDQPLRHPDHHRPVSRRDFLGQGFRAGMATVLGGSVFSLFANPQLARAELSSDLEAMRALCGVSKNGAGKIPFICFDLAGGANIAGSNVLVGKQGGQLDFLSTAGYNKQGLPGDMLPSLTDAAGNSFVNTDLGLAFHSDSQMLRGILEKVAAGTAASINGAVIPARSENDTGNNPHNPMYGINRAGANGSLLALIGSQTSESGGNSMAPMDLINPEVRPTKIDRPSDVTGLVDVGDLVGLLSQEDTVAVMESMYRISSAKLGKVNTRVSNDAVIKDLVKCGYMKSADLADRFGNPSALDPALDPDIVGASGIFSTEEFLNDREFQKAASTMKLVVNGYAGAGTITMGGYDYHTGDRATGELRDLRAGRCIGACLEYAAKVGQPLMVYVFSDGSVFSNGMVDDSINGRGKGVWTGDNQQTAASYFLVYNPAGRPALLGGTADQQARHQQLGYMRASGDVETAGSPAANNVNQLVQTVVLNYMALHGEQGNFASLFPNHGLGNASLMDSLTAFAPIQ encoded by the coding sequence ATGAGCAAGAAAAAACATTTCGAACTGGATCAGCCGCTGCGCCACCCGGACCACCACCGCCCGGTGAGCCGACGGGACTTCCTCGGCCAGGGTTTCCGCGCCGGTATGGCCACCGTTCTCGGTGGCTCTGTCTTCAGCCTGTTTGCCAACCCCCAGTTGGCCCGGGCCGAATTGTCATCGGACCTGGAAGCCATGCGCGCACTCTGTGGCGTGAGTAAAAACGGTGCTGGAAAAATTCCGTTTATCTGCTTCGACCTGGCGGGGGGCGCCAACATTGCCGGCTCCAATGTGCTCGTCGGTAAGCAGGGCGGACAGCTCGACTTTCTCAGCACCGCTGGCTACAACAAACAGGGACTGCCCGGGGACATGCTGCCGTCACTGACCGATGCCGCCGGTAATTCCTTCGTCAACACCGACCTTGGTCTCGCCTTCCACAGCGACAGCCAGATGCTGCGCGGTATCTTGGAAAAAGTCGCCGCCGGTACCGCCGCCTCCATCAACGGTGCGGTGATTCCCGCGCGCTCGGAAAACGACACCGGCAACAATCCGCACAACCCCATGTACGGTATCAACCGCGCCGGCGCCAACGGCTCACTGTTGGCACTGATTGGCTCCCAGACCAGCGAATCCGGCGGCAACTCCATGGCCCCCATGGATCTGATCAACCCGGAAGTGCGCCCCACCAAAATCGATCGTCCGTCCGATGTAACCGGCCTGGTCGACGTGGGTGACCTGGTGGGACTGCTGAGCCAGGAGGATACCGTTGCGGTAATGGAATCCATGTACCGCATCTCCAGCGCCAAGCTCGGCAAGGTCAACACCCGGGTCAGCAACGACGCGGTGATCAAAGACCTGGTGAAGTGCGGCTATATGAAAAGCGCGGACCTTGCCGACCGTTTCGGCAACCCCAGCGCGCTGGATCCGGCGCTGGATCCGGACATTGTCGGGGCCTCCGGTATTTTCTCCACCGAAGAATTTCTCAACGACCGCGAGTTTCAGAAAGCCGCCTCCACCATGAAACTGGTGGTCAACGGTTACGCCGGTGCCGGCACCATCACCATGGGTGGCTATGACTACCACACTGGCGACCGCGCCACCGGCGAGCTGCGCGATCTGCGCGCGGGCCGCTGTATTGGCGCCTGTCTGGAGTACGCCGCCAAAGTGGGCCAACCGCTGATGGTGTACGTGTTCAGCGACGGCTCCGTCTTCAGCAACGGCATGGTGGATGATTCCATCAATGGTCGCGGCAAGGGCGTCTGGACCGGCGACAACCAGCAGACCGCCGCCTCCTACTTCCTGGTTTACAATCCCGCGGGTCGTCCGGCACTGCTGGGTGGCACTGCGGACCAGCAGGCCCGCCACCAGCAACTGGGTTACATGCGCGCATCCGGTGATGTGGAAACCGCAGGCAGTCCGGCGGCCAACAACGTCAACCAGTTGGTACAGACGGTGGTACTGAATTACATGGCGCTGCACGGTGAGCAGGGGAATTTTGCCAGCCTGTTCCCCAACCATGGATTGGGTAATGCAAGCCTTATGGACAGCCTCACGGCGTTTGCTCCGATCCAGTAA
- a CDS encoding PD40 domain-containing protein, with the protein MNHFYTQLRTIGGLSALWTLALLTGCSGGSGEGSSLGGGDQAQDPVVVDYPVAYVRRTLNRNEDDLLMGDSIYAPSSFNPGAELVLRDRATASADERVLTENLFVSDEEAGVIFEGGYDVKDLTVSADGSTMAFAMRAPDIEGLDDDEQPSWNIWLYDFASAELKRAIQSDLIAEEGDDIAPAFLPDGRIVFTSTRQRRSRALLLDDNKPQFSALAENLDEPAFVLHVMEADGSDIRQISYNQSHDLSPTVLFNGRILFNRWDNMGGVDRLSLYTVKPDGTDLQFQYGYHSQATGLSANPQSDPVVATFSKPQQMPDGRILVTLRSPEGITFGGDMVVIDADNFTEAYSEPEQAGVLQGQESLSVLQVITDGGLSPHGLFANAWAFHDGTSRLLVSWSECRVIDPETELPQPCTEEWLATPDIVPADPLYGLWIYDYVEGTQRPIIQPVEGQMISEAVTADTRPVAEFVPEPIPGIDIDRDLVDEGMAILDIRSVYDFDGEPALDIAAVADPLQTSAGERPARFLRVVKAVGIPDRDTLDFDRSAFGRNRSQLMREIIGYTPIQPDGSVRVKVPADVPLAISVVDANGRRIVGRHNNWLQFRAGEIRQCQGCHSRDSEVPHGRDDKQPEAAWAGAPTSEAPFANTEPALNAQMGETMAQLMARVAGHPVLEGDLKFSDLWTDSALRAKDPSSELLMSELLTPAPISVACQSAWSADCRTVIHYPTHIQPIWDLPREITDDMGTVLEDRTCTGCHSNRDAAGMAQVPPGQLDLRSDQSGVNTNYSTSYVELIFDNPIQELRDGAVQNVLVQDTDDNGNLLFETDEDGELILDADGNPIPVMVTVDIQRIMDTNGANASRFFEVFEADGFHAGELSAAELRLISEWLDIGAQYYNNPFEAPVN; encoded by the coding sequence TTGAATCATTTTTATACACAGCTGCGGACGATTGGCGGACTGTCTGCGCTATGGACGCTTGCGCTGCTGACGGGCTGTTCCGGTGGCAGCGGTGAAGGCTCCAGTCTCGGCGGTGGTGATCAGGCGCAGGATCCGGTGGTGGTGGATTACCCGGTAGCCTATGTGCGCCGCACGCTGAACCGGAACGAAGACGACCTGCTGATGGGTGACAGTATCTACGCGCCCTCTTCGTTTAATCCCGGCGCTGAACTGGTGCTGCGCGATCGCGCCACCGCCAGCGCCGATGAGCGGGTATTGACGGAAAATCTGTTCGTCAGCGACGAAGAGGCGGGAGTTATTTTCGAGGGCGGTTACGACGTTAAAGACCTGACGGTATCCGCCGATGGCAGCACCATGGCATTCGCCATGCGCGCGCCGGATATCGAAGGGCTGGATGACGATGAACAGCCCAGCTGGAATATCTGGCTGTACGATTTTGCTTCCGCGGAATTAAAGCGGGCCATCCAGTCTGACCTGATTGCCGAAGAAGGGGATGATATCGCCCCGGCATTTTTGCCCGATGGCCGCATCGTTTTTACCTCTACTCGCCAGCGACGCTCCCGTGCGTTACTGCTGGATGACAACAAGCCACAGTTTTCTGCCCTGGCGGAAAACCTGGATGAACCTGCCTTCGTACTACACGTGATGGAAGCGGATGGCAGCGATATTCGACAGATTTCCTACAACCAGAGCCACGATCTTTCCCCAACGGTTCTGTTTAATGGCCGCATCCTGTTCAATCGCTGGGACAATATGGGCGGTGTCGATCGCCTGAGCCTGTACACCGTCAAACCCGATGGCACCGACCTGCAGTTCCAATACGGTTATCACAGCCAGGCCACCGGCCTCAGTGCCAATCCGCAAAGTGACCCGGTTGTGGCCACCTTCAGTAAACCCCAGCAGATGCCAGATGGTCGCATTCTCGTCACCCTACGTTCCCCGGAGGGGATTACCTTCGGCGGCGATATGGTGGTCATCGATGCCGACAATTTCACCGAGGCCTACAGTGAGCCGGAGCAGGCGGGCGTGCTGCAGGGGCAGGAGTCTCTGTCGGTACTGCAGGTCATCACCGACGGTGGTCTCTCCCCCCACGGCCTGTTTGCCAATGCCTGGGCCTTTCACGATGGCACCAGCCGCCTGCTGGTCAGCTGGAGCGAGTGTCGGGTAATCGACCCGGAAACCGAGCTGCCGCAACCCTGTACCGAAGAGTGGCTGGCCACGCCGGATATCGTGCCCGCGGATCCGCTGTATGGTCTGTGGATTTACGACTATGTCGAGGGTACCCAGCGGCCCATTATCCAGCCGGTTGAGGGACAGATGATTTCCGAAGCCGTCACTGCGGATACCCGTCCGGTGGCCGAATTCGTTCCCGAGCCTATCCCCGGTATTGATATCGACCGCGACCTGGTGGATGAGGGAATGGCGATTCTGGATATTCGCAGCGTCTACGATTTTGACGGCGAGCCCGCACTGGATATCGCCGCGGTGGCAGACCCGCTGCAGACGTCCGCCGGCGAGCGCCCGGCGCGTTTCCTCCGAGTAGTGAAAGCGGTGGGGATTCCCGATCGCGATACCCTGGATTTCGACCGCAGTGCCTTCGGTCGCAACCGCAGCCAACTGATGCGCGAGATCATCGGCTACACCCCGATTCAGCCAGACGGTTCGGTGCGGGTGAAGGTGCCCGCGGATGTGCCGCTGGCGATTTCGGTGGTGGATGCCAATGGCCGTCGCATTGTCGGTCGTCACAACAACTGGCTGCAGTTCCGCGCCGGCGAAATCAGGCAGTGCCAGGGCTGCCACAGCCGCGACAGCGAAGTGCCCCACGGGCGTGACGATAAGCAGCCGGAAGCGGCCTGGGCCGGCGCGCCCACCAGCGAGGCGCCCTTCGCCAACACCGAGCCCGCGCTGAATGCACAAATGGGCGAGACCATGGCGCAACTGATGGCGCGGGTAGCCGGGCACCCGGTACTGGAAGGAGATTTGAAATTCAGTGACCTGTGGACGGATTCCGCGCTGCGGGCAAAAGACCCCAGCAGCGAACTGTTGATGAGCGAGTTGCTGACGCCGGCGCCGATCAGCGTCGCCTGCCAGAGCGCCTGGAGCGCGGATTGCCGCACGGTTATCCACTACCCCACCCACATCCAGCCCATCTGGGATCTGCCGCGGGAGATTACCGATGATATGGGCACGGTACTGGAAGACCGTACCTGCACTGGCTGCCACAGCAACCGCGATGCTGCCGGCATGGCCCAGGTACCGCCGGGGCAGCTGGACCTGCGCAGTGATCAGTCCGGCGTAAACACCAATTACAGTACCTCCTACGTGGAGTTGATCTTCGACAACCCCATTCAAGAGTTGCGCGACGGCGCGGTACAGAATGTGCTGGTGCAGGATACCGACGACAACGGCAACCTGCTGTTTGAAACCGATGAGGACGGCGAGTTAATTCTGGATGCCGATGGCAACCCGATTCCTGTTATGGTTACCGTCGACATTCAGCGGATCATGGATACCAATGGCGCGAATGCCAGTCGCTTCTTCGAGGTATTTGAAGCGGATGGCTTCCACGCCGGTGAACTGTCCGCTGCGGAATTGCGTTTGATTTCAGAGTGGCTGGATATCGGTGCGCAGTATTACAACAATCCCTTTGAAGCACCGGTCAACTGA
- a CDS encoding SH3 domain-containing protein, which translates to MNWQPGKYSFRILSTTSMRLAALVAGLLFVGPLLASESHADGRDLQVQEDSAGVIDSFSAQQFGGRQPEGLASDAEQVIVGAVFLNLYTGPGRGYVIDHVVEYGEPLWLLKRRTDWVKVMTRSGKTGWAKIAELDEVYTPEGEQLVVPTPGIDDYREQGLRLGFSYGDFAGANSLGVSLGYRFTANLSAELRAAQTIGAYSDSQTYQVAVLHKPFPQWRVSPYFLLGTGINSTSPNATIVATEDRQDTTMLTGVGVTAYLSRRFALRVEAANHYLLTSRENNQEIVEWKLGFDVFM; encoded by the coding sequence ATGAATTGGCAGCCCGGAAAATATTCCTTCCGTATACTCTCAACGACATCCATGCGGCTGGCGGCACTGGTCGCCGGCCTGTTGTTTGTCGGTCCGCTCCTGGCCAGCGAGAGTCACGCGGATGGGCGAGATCTACAGGTGCAGGAAGATAGCGCGGGAGTTATTGATAGCTTCTCCGCACAGCAGTTCGGCGGGCGTCAGCCGGAAGGTCTTGCCAGCGACGCCGAGCAGGTGATCGTCGGCGCTGTATTCCTGAACCTTTACACCGGCCCCGGGCGCGGTTACGTGATTGATCACGTAGTGGAATACGGTGAGCCCCTGTGGCTGCTGAAACGCCGCACCGACTGGGTCAAGGTCATGACCCGCAGCGGTAAAACCGGCTGGGCAAAAATCGCTGAACTGGATGAAGTATATACCCCGGAGGGCGAGCAGCTGGTGGTGCCCACCCCGGGGATCGACGACTATCGTGAGCAGGGGCTCCGTCTCGGTTTTTCCTACGGGGATTTTGCCGGTGCCAACTCCCTGGGGGTGTCACTGGGGTATCGCTTTACCGCGAATCTTTCGGCGGAATTGCGCGCGGCGCAGACCATCGGTGCCTATTCCGATAGCCAGACCTATCAAGTGGCGGTATTGCACAAACCCTTCCCTCAGTGGCGGGTTTCGCCCTATTTTCTGCTGGGCACCGGTATCAATAGCACCTCCCCCAATGCCACCATCGTCGCCACCGAAGACCGCCAGGACACCACCATGCTGACCGGTGTCGGTGTTACCGCTTATCTTTCCCGTCGCTTTGCTTTGCGTGTGGAAGCTGCCAATCACTACCTGCTTACCTCGCGGGAAAACAATCAGGAGATAGTCGAATGGAAATTGGGATTCGACGTATTTATGTAA